The following proteins come from a genomic window of Geminicoccaceae bacterium SCSIO 64248:
- a CDS encoding MBL fold metallo-hydrolase, whose translation MMGPDHCTSQMRPDVQGFYEPVTGSIAYILTDPSSRRCVLIDPVLELDPLCGRIGTGQADRLLAEVAARGLEIDWIIDTHPHADHLSAAGYLQARTGAPTATGAEVVKVQKLWQAIYDLDDDLPTDGSQWDRLLDDGDRIQVGTLPVQALHCPGHTLASITLLAGDVAFIHDTLFMPDYGTARCDFPGGDADALWTSIERILALPGETRLFTGHDYRPNDRPAIWQSTVAEQKRTNVHLCRHPDRASFVTMRRERDKGLSLPRLMLLALQVNMAGGRLPPPSPNGRRFLRFPLDPALHG comes from the coding sequence ATGATGGGACCGGACCACTGTACCAGCCAGATGCGACCCGACGTGCAGGGCTTCTACGAGCCAGTCACGGGCAGCATCGCCTATATCCTGACTGATCCCTCTTCGCGTCGTTGCGTGCTGATCGACCCGGTGCTCGAACTCGACCCCCTTTGCGGCCGCATCGGCACGGGCCAGGCCGACCGCCTTCTTGCCGAGGTGGCGGCGCGCGGCCTCGAGATCGACTGGATCATCGACACCCATCCTCACGCCGACCACCTCTCGGCCGCGGGCTACCTGCAGGCGCGGACCGGCGCGCCGACGGCCACGGGTGCCGAGGTCGTCAAGGTCCAAAAGCTTTGGCAAGCGATCTACGACCTGGACGACGACCTGCCGACGGACGGATCGCAATGGGACCGCCTGCTGGACGACGGCGACCGGATCCAGGTCGGCACGCTGCCGGTCCAGGCGTTGCACTGCCCCGGCCATACGCTCGCCTCGATCACGCTGCTCGCCGGCGACGTCGCCTTCATCCACGATACGCTCTTCATGCCGGACTACGGCACGGCGCGCTGCGATTTTCCCGGCGGCGACGCCGACGCGCTCTGGACCAGCATCGAACGCATCCTGGCGCTGCCCGGGGAGACGCGTCTGTTCACCGGACACGACTACCGCCCGAACGATCGGCCGGCCATCTGGCAGAGCACGGTGGCGGAGCAGAAGCGCACGAACGTGCATCTGTGCCGCCATCCGGACCGGGCCTCGTTCGTGACCATGCGGCGCGAGCGGGACAAGGGGCTGTCCCTGCCGCGGCTGATGCTCCTTGCGCTCCAGGTCAACATGGCCGGCGGACGGCTGCCGCCGCCATCGCCGAACGGGCGGCGGTTCCTGCGTTTCCCGCTCGATCCGGCCCTGCATGGCTGA
- a CDS encoding phosphodiesterase: protein MIILHLTDTHLVGDGLCIGKVDTSSFLKSAMDAVLAWPFKPDAVIHTGDISDDGSVRSYETFKAEVARLGVPVFAVPGNHDDRDAMRKVLRPGQPHLAEEGFLHYTARLGALDLIGLDTLDHGAAGRLCPERLAFAERALRASAGRPTVLFMHHPPLAVGMPFMDRIACAGAEALAPMIEAHGAVQVVLAGHAHRTLTTRFAGVPFMLSASPAHQFALAIGDDRPVGFVMEPPSCLVHVWLEDAARLVSHVVPLGDYGPVHPFPSN from the coding sequence ATGATCATACTGCACCTGACCGATACCCACCTCGTCGGAGACGGTCTCTGCATCGGCAAGGTCGACACCTCCTCGTTCCTCAAGAGCGCCATGGACGCCGTCCTGGCCTGGCCGTTCAAGCCCGACGCGGTGATCCATACGGGCGACATCAGCGACGACGGCAGTGTCCGATCGTACGAAACCTTCAAGGCCGAGGTCGCGCGCCTGGGCGTGCCGGTCTTCGCGGTGCCCGGCAATCATGACGACCGGGACGCCATGCGCAAGGTGCTCCGGCCGGGGCAACCGCATTTGGCGGAGGAGGGCTTCCTGCACTACACGGCGCGTCTCGGCGCCCTTGACCTGATCGGCCTCGACACGCTGGATCACGGCGCGGCGGGGCGGCTTTGCCCGGAGCGGCTGGCCTTCGCGGAGAGGGCGTTGCGCGCGTCGGCCGGCCGGCCGACCGTTCTCTTCATGCATCATCCGCCGCTCGCGGTCGGCATGCCGTTCATGGATCGGATTGCCTGCGCCGGGGCGGAAGCGCTCGCGCCGATGATCGAGGCCCACGGCGCCGTCCAGGTGGTGCTGGCCGGCCACGCGCACCGGACGCTGACCACGCGCTTCGCCGGCGTGCCGTTCATGCTCTCGGCCTCGCCGGCGCACCAATTCGCGCTGGCGATCGGCGACGACCGTCCGGTCGGCTTCGTGATGGAACCGCCGTCCTGCCTCGTCCATGTCTGGCTCGAGGATGCCGCCCGCCTCGTCAGCCACGTCGTGCCGCTCGGCGACTACGGCCCGGTCCATCCGTTCCCGTCGAACTGA
- a CDS encoding YihY/virulence factor BrkB family protein, which produces MAWLLSNRRPSWRRRLSPQGLFVGLLLLLRRYPRLRPAIRPAQRLWLWLRLTSKFLTDIVVHFSSDGGTVLAGYIAFSGLLALFPFLIVLTITAGYLGQSEGASQAVQELFAVLPPEVGSVLRPAVNEVVTQPPTGLLGASVLGAIWAASSGLEALREGANRAYGVETPHAFWWNRLQSLWLVVLLAIVTPVAMIAIVAGPLIWSAITSFVDLPFRVQLIYTALRYLVGLLLLLAVTSALYQILPNVSLRKREIFPGAAFTVLAWLGTASLFSLYLSYAKSFSLTYGSLGGIVVTLVFFYVSAAIFVLGAEINAVRRRRRQRIERASRANS; this is translated from the coding sequence ATGGCGTGGCTTCTCTCCAATCGGCGGCCCTCCTGGCGGCGGCGCCTGTCGCCGCAAGGCCTGTTCGTGGGCCTGCTCCTGTTGCTGCGCCGCTACCCGAGGCTCCGGCCGGCGATCCGGCCGGCCCAGCGACTGTGGCTCTGGCTGCGGCTCACGAGCAAGTTCCTCACCGACATCGTCGTGCACTTCTCCTCGGACGGCGGGACCGTGCTGGCCGGCTATATCGCGTTCTCGGGCCTGCTTGCGCTCTTCCCCTTCCTGATCGTGCTGACCATCACGGCCGGCTATCTCGGCCAGAGCGAAGGCGCGAGCCAGGCGGTGCAGGAGCTGTTCGCGGTGCTGCCGCCGGAGGTCGGGTCGGTGCTGCGCCCGGCGGTCAACGAGGTGGTGACCCAGCCGCCGACCGGCCTGCTCGGCGCCAGCGTGCTGGGCGCGATCTGGGCCGCGTCGTCCGGCCTCGAGGCGCTGCGCGAGGGCGCCAACCGCGCCTACGGGGTCGAGACGCCGCACGCGTTCTGGTGGAACCGGCTGCAGAGCCTGTGGCTGGTGGTGCTGCTGGCCATCGTCACCCCGGTCGCAATGATCGCCATCGTCGCCGGCCCGCTGATCTGGTCGGCGATCACGAGCTTCGTCGACCTGCCCTTTCGGGTGCAGCTCATCTACACGGCCTTGCGCTACCTCGTGGGACTGCTGCTGCTTCTCGCGGTTACTTCGGCCTTGTACCAGATCCTGCCCAATGTCAGCCTGCGCAAGCGCGAGATCTTCCCCGGCGCGGCCTTCACCGTCCTGGCCTGGCTGGGCACTGCCAGCCTGTTCTCGCTGTATCTGAGCTACGCGAAAAGCTTCTCGCTCACCTATGGCAGCCTGGGCGGTATTGTCGTGACGCTGGTCTTCTTTTATGTCAGCGCAGCGATCTTCGTATTGGGCGCGGAGATCAATGCGGTGAGGCGACGACGGCGGCAACGGATCGAACGCGCGTCACGCGCGAACAGCTAG
- a CDS encoding squalene/phytoene synthase family protein, protein MTEFNPTMRLRAANRHVHRIVQRSGSSFVWPMRLQARPAREAIFAVYAAARLWDDIADGDLPSSAKRAGLDRWRAEVERIYDGRARSRLGIALAPAIERFDLPKTTFLELIDGMAMDADRPIVAPDMATLRLYCHRVAGTVGILCVRIFGRPDATAASLAESFGLAFQLTNILRDVREDAERGRLYLPRESLDAAGVPVQGALLPAMIEHPGLATACNAVADTAEAAFARGHALAAEGGRQRLGPALRMAALYRLRLEALRTRGFASLDSVRLRRRDRLRALLMPSLSR, encoded by the coding sequence ATGACGGAGTTCAATCCGACGATGCGCCTTCGCGCCGCCAACCGGCACGTGCACCGCATCGTGCAACGCTCCGGATCGAGCTTCGTCTGGCCGATGCGCCTGCAGGCCCGGCCGGCGCGGGAGGCGATCTTCGCCGTCTACGCCGCCGCGCGCCTTTGGGACGACATCGCCGACGGCGACCTGCCGTCTTCGGCCAAACGCGCCGGCCTCGATCGCTGGCGGGCCGAGGTGGAGCGGATCTACGACGGGCGGGCCCGCAGCCGCCTGGGGATCGCGCTCGCCCCGGCCATCGAACGGTTCGATCTTCCCAAGACGACCTTCCTCGAACTGATCGACGGCATGGCCATGGACGCCGATCGGCCGATCGTCGCGCCGGACATGGCGACCCTTCGCCTCTATTGCCATCGCGTCGCCGGCACGGTCGGCATTCTGTGCGTGCGCATTTTCGGCCGACCGGACGCGACGGCGGCCAGTCTGGCCGAGAGCTTCGGCCTGGCCTTCCAGCTGACCAACATCCTGCGCGACGTGCGCGAGGACGCCGAGCGCGGACGGCTCTACCTGCCGCGCGAATCGCTGGACGCCGCTGGCGTGCCGGTCCAGGGCGCCCTTCTACCGGCGATGATCGAGCATCCCGGGCTGGCCACCGCGTGCAACGCCGTCGCCGACACGGCCGAGGCGGCGTTCGCCCGCGGCCATGCCCTGGCCGCCGAAGGCGGCCGGCAGCGGCTCGGACCGGCCTTGCGCATGGCGGCGCTCTATCGCCTGCGGCTCGAGGCGTTGAGGACGCGCGGCTTCGCCAGCCTCGACAGCGTTCGCTTGCGACGTCGCGATCGCCTGCGCGCGCTTCTGATGCCGAGCCTGTCGCGTTGA
- a CDS encoding squalene/phytoene synthase family protein, with the protein MLDQIKSARRFAAAPPRDRHRHADAANENFPVASLLLAKSVRRHVVAFYNFVRAADNVADDPKRREDDKLAALARFAEGLNGRATEPSEALALASSAAETGVGIEEAHALLDAFRQDAVKTRYADHGKLVDYCRRSADPVGRYLLRLHGESETAFPASDALCTSLQILNHIQDGQADYRTLDRVYLPLDLLDRHGAEVDALGDSASGPSMRAAFDELLHTVGADLERADALPGQIRSRRLRMEAGAILANARALHRLLLRHDPLAGRVAQSRPAKLATALRGALGAWR; encoded by the coding sequence GTGCTCGATCAGATCAAGAGCGCACGCCGGTTTGCGGCCGCGCCCCCTCGCGACCGGCATCGGCATGCCGACGCGGCGAACGAGAACTTTCCGGTCGCGTCCCTGCTTCTGGCAAAGTCGGTACGGCGGCACGTCGTCGCGTTCTACAACTTCGTCCGCGCCGCCGACAATGTCGCCGACGACCCGAAGCGCCGCGAGGACGACAAACTGGCAGCGTTGGCGCGCTTCGCCGAGGGCCTGAACGGCCGCGCCACGGAGCCTTCGGAGGCCCTTGCCCTGGCGTCCAGCGCCGCCGAGACGGGCGTCGGGATCGAGGAAGCGCACGCTCTGCTCGATGCCTTCCGCCAGGACGCGGTGAAGACCCGCTACGCCGATCACGGGAAGCTGGTCGACTATTGCCGCCGTTCGGCCGATCCGGTCGGCCGCTACCTGCTCCGGCTGCACGGCGAGAGCGAGACGGCGTTCCCGGCTTCGGATGCGCTGTGCACCTCCTTGCAAATCCTCAATCACATCCAGGACGGCCAAGCCGACTACCGCACGCTGGACCGCGTCTATCTCCCCCTCGACCTCCTCGACCGGCACGGCGCGGAGGTCGACGCTCTGGGCGATAGCGCCTCCGGCCCGTCGATGCGCGCGGCGTTCGATGAACTGCTGCACACGGTCGGCGCCGATCTCGAGCGGGCGGACGCCTTGCCCGGGCAGATCCGGAGCCGGCGGCTGCGCATGGAGGCCGGCGCCATCCTCGCCAACGCGCGCGCTCTCCACCGCCTTCTCCTGCGGCACGATCCGCTTGCCGGCCGCGTCGCGCAGAGCAGGCCGGCCAAGCTCGCGACGGCGCTGCGGGGCGCGCTCGGAGCTTGGCGATGA
- a CDS encoding superoxide dismutase, with amino-acid sequence MAFELPPLPYAYDALQPYMSEETLKLHHDKHHQLYVTTLNKLTEGNELSGKSLEEVVKVAGGDLGKYQPVMNQAGQHLNHTIFWETMKPGGASAPTGELASMIDQAFGSFDEFKEKFKSTSATVFGSGWGWLVLDGGKLDIIKTPNGDNPLGFGKTPLLGVDMWEHAFYVDYRNVKADYLTNFVNHLVNWDVVAENLKKAA; translated from the coding sequence ATGGCTTTCGAACTTCCGCCGCTGCCTTACGCCTATGATGCGCTGCAGCCCTACATGTCGGAGGAGACGCTCAAGCTCCATCACGACAAGCATCACCAGCTCTACGTCACCACGCTGAACAAGCTGACCGAGGGCAACGAACTCAGCGGCAAGTCCCTGGAAGAGGTGGTCAAGGTCGCCGGCGGCGATCTCGGCAAGTACCAGCCCGTAATGAACCAGGCGGGCCAGCACCTCAACCACACGATCTTCTGGGAGACCATGAAGCCCGGCGGGGCGTCCGCGCCCACCGGCGAACTCGCCAGCATGATCGACCAGGCCTTCGGCTCGTTCGACGAGTTCAAGGAGAAGTTCAAGAGCACGTCGGCGACGGTGTTCGGCAGCGGCTGGGGCTGGCTCGTCCTGGACGGCGGCAAGCTCGACATCATCAAGACGCCGAACGGCGACAACCCGCTCGGCTTCGGCAAGACGCCCCTGCTCGGCGTCGACATGTGGGAGCACGCCTTCTACGTCGATTATCGCAACGTGAAGGCGGACTACCTCACGAACTTCGTCAACCACCTTGTCAACTGGGATGTCGTGGCGGAAAACCTGAAGAAGGCCGCCTGA
- the hpnE gene encoding hydroxysqualene dehydroxylase HpnE codes for MSTIHVVGGGLAGMASALALADAGRAVTLHEGSGHLGGRCRSFHDRRLDAVIDNGTHVLVGANRAALAFLDRIGTRDGLLAVRSLPFADADTNETWDLRLDGGAFGLLPLPGRRLPGVPLRDHTRLWRLLWPKRGRVVADGIDPRTPLGRRLVEPLTLAVMNAPPSEASASLLGRVLRKTLLAGGSAGRVYVARDGLGACLVDPAERALRQAGVAIALNRRLIGLERTDRRLAGLRFAGDTVDLDDGDGVVLALPWHGLARILPAQTGPEGQRAIVNLHFRLDGPARLVRGGPVLGLIGTMAQWLFVRGDIASVTISAADAGSWPADDARAGTVWREIRRHLVDPPNRMPPCRVIAEKRATFVQSPEQVARRPSPRTGLRNLVLAGDWTDTGLPATIEGAIGSGRRAAGYFAAQTRPAVIQNPNAHPISGVP; via the coding sequence TTGAGCACGATCCACGTCGTCGGCGGCGGCCTGGCCGGCATGGCGTCCGCTCTCGCTCTTGCCGATGCCGGTCGCGCCGTGACCCTGCACGAGGGCTCCGGCCATCTCGGCGGACGCTGCCGGTCGTTCCACGACCGTCGGCTGGACGCCGTGATCGACAACGGGACCCATGTCCTCGTGGGCGCGAACCGCGCGGCGCTCGCCTTTCTCGATCGGATCGGCACGCGCGACGGCCTCCTCGCCGTCCGGTCCTTGCCCTTTGCCGATGCCGACACGAACGAGACGTGGGATCTCCGCCTGGATGGCGGCGCGTTCGGCCTCCTGCCCCTGCCCGGACGACGCCTGCCCGGCGTGCCCTTGCGCGACCACACCCGCCTGTGGCGCTTGCTCTGGCCCAAACGCGGCCGCGTCGTCGCCGACGGCATCGACCCGCGCACGCCGCTCGGCCGGCGCCTGGTCGAGCCTCTCACGCTCGCGGTCATGAACGCGCCGCCTTCGGAAGCTTCGGCCTCCCTGCTCGGCCGCGTTCTGCGTAAGACCCTGCTCGCGGGCGGAAGTGCCGGGCGGGTCTACGTGGCCCGCGACGGACTGGGCGCCTGTCTCGTCGATCCGGCCGAGCGGGCCCTGCGCCAGGCGGGAGTCGCGATCGCCCTCAACCGCCGCCTGATCGGGCTGGAACGCACGGACCGACGCCTCGCCGGCCTGCGTTTCGCCGGAGACACGGTCGATCTCGACGACGGGGACGGCGTTGTCCTCGCCTTGCCGTGGCACGGCCTGGCCCGGATCCTGCCCGCGCAGACAGGCCCAGAGGGCCAGCGCGCCATCGTCAATCTGCATTTTCGCTTGGACGGCCCGGCCCGCCTGGTCCGGGGCGGTCCTGTCCTCGGCCTGATCGGCACGATGGCGCAATGGCTGTTCGTGCGCGGCGACATCGCCTCGGTCACCATCAGCGCGGCGGACGCCGGATCCTGGCCGGCCGACGACGCGCGGGCCGGCACCGTGTGGCGCGAGATTCGCCGGCACCTGGTCGATCCTCCGAACCGCATGCCGCCCTGCCGCGTGATCGCGGAGAAGCGCGCGACCTTCGTCCAGTCGCCCGAGCAGGTCGCCCGGCGGCCGTCGCCACGGACCGGACTGCGCAATCTCGTGCTGGCCGGCGACTGGACCGACACCGGCCTGCCGGCGACGATCGAGGGCGCGATCGGGTCGGGAAGACGTGCGGCCGGCTATTTTGCCGCGCAAACCCGGCCGGCCGTCATTCAAAATCCCAATGCGCACCCTATCTCCGGTGTACCCTAA
- a CDS encoding antitoxin MazE family protein, with product MPQSVSERVRKRRASLRAAGLRPLQIWVPDTSRPGFQDECRRQALLVAASDADDRELGDFMDAAVADVDTHRE from the coding sequence ATGCCGCAATCGGTAAGCGAACGGGTTCGAAAGCGACGGGCAAGCCTCAGGGCTGCCGGGCTGCGTCCGCTGCAAATCTGGGTTCCCGACACGAGCAGGCCCGGCTTTCAGGACGAATGCCGCCGCCAAGCGCTGTTGGTGGCGGCGTCCGATGCGGACGATCGGGAACTGGGAGATTTCATGGACGCGGCCGTGGCCGATGTGGACACGCATCGCGAATGA
- a CDS encoding squalene/phytoene synthase family protein, whose amino-acid sequence MTDAPELSYCAGEVKRQDPDRFLASLFAGSQAREALFALYAFDLEVGRIAEITSQPMTGLIRLQWWREALDEIRAGSVRRHPVVEGLAAAGPALDLDRLHAVLDGHEPALDPDPPSSLDQLDAEAMQAGGGITLAALGLLGGGAPEAEEAARHAGTAWGLLQILRATGPLQARERVRLPGDRLRQAGLSGDDVLAGQMTPALGEVVAVVLSRARHHAGIARDLRRSVPAPARGAFLHLRLFESYARALERAGHDPFLFARIERPALAPVLLTTAAYTGRW is encoded by the coding sequence ATGACCGACGCTCCTGAACTGTCCTACTGCGCCGGTGAGGTCAAGCGCCAGGACCCGGATCGCTTTCTCGCATCCCTGTTCGCCGGCTCACAGGCGCGTGAGGCCCTGTTCGCCCTCTACGCGTTCGACCTTGAGGTCGGCCGCATCGCCGAGATCACGTCGCAGCCGATGACCGGGCTGATCCGGCTGCAGTGGTGGCGGGAGGCGTTGGACGAGATCCGCGCCGGCTCCGTGCGGCGTCATCCGGTCGTGGAAGGATTGGCGGCCGCCGGTCCGGCCCTCGACCTCGACCGGCTCCACGCGGTGCTCGACGGTCATGAGCCGGCGCTGGATCCCGATCCGCCGTCCAGCCTCGATCAGCTCGATGCCGAGGCGATGCAGGCCGGCGGAGGCATTACCCTGGCGGCCCTCGGCCTTCTCGGCGGCGGCGCGCCCGAGGCGGAGGAGGCGGCCCGCCATGCCGGCACGGCGTGGGGGCTCCTGCAGATCCTGCGCGCGACGGGGCCTTTGCAGGCACGCGAACGCGTGCGCTTGCCGGGCGACCGTCTACGCCAGGCCGGCCTGTCCGGCGACGACGTCCTGGCCGGCCAGATGACGCCTGCGCTGGGCGAGGTGGTTGCCGTCGTCCTGTCCCGCGCCCGCCATCATGCCGGCATCGCGCGCGATCTGCGCCGTTCGGTGCCGGCACCCGCGCGGGGCGCCTTCCTGCATCTGCGCTTGTTCGAGAGCTACGCCCGCGCGCTCGAGCGCGCCGGCCACGATCCGTTCCTGTTCGCGCGGATCGAGCGGCCCGCCCTCGCACCGGTCCTTCTCACGACGGCCGCCTATACCGGGCGCTGGTAG
- the fabI gene encoding enoyl-ACP reductase FabI translates to MTAPAGLMTGKKGLIVGIANDRSLAYGIAKAVADQGAELVLTYQGEALAKRVVPIAEQLGAALTLPCDVTDPKTLDQLFEQIADTMGKLDFMVHAVAYSDKDQLKGKYVDTTLDNFSRTMQISCFSFTDMVRRAAPLMADGGSCLTLTYYGAEKVMPHYNVMGVAKAALEASVRYLAVDLGGENIRVNAISAGPAKTLAASGIGDFRYILKWNEYNSPLKRNTSTTDVGGAGLYLLSDLSKGVTGEIHHVDSGYHVVGMKAVDAPDISVV, encoded by the coding sequence ATGACAGCCCCAGCCGGTCTGATGACCGGAAAAAAAGGCCTGATCGTAGGCATCGCAAACGACCGGTCGCTGGCCTACGGCATCGCCAAGGCCGTGGCGGATCAAGGGGCGGAGCTCGTCCTCACCTACCAGGGCGAGGCGCTCGCCAAGCGCGTCGTGCCTATCGCGGAACAGTTGGGGGCCGCCCTGACGCTGCCGTGCGACGTCACCGATCCGAAGACGCTCGACCAGCTGTTCGAGCAGATTGCGGACACGATGGGCAAGCTCGACTTCATGGTCCATGCGGTCGCCTACTCGGACAAGGACCAGCTCAAGGGCAAGTATGTCGACACGACGCTCGACAACTTCAGCCGGACCATGCAGATCTCCTGCTTCTCGTTCACCGACATGGTCCGCCGCGCCGCGCCGCTCATGGCGGACGGCGGCAGCTGCCTCACGCTGACCTATTACGGCGCCGAGAAGGTCATGCCGCACTACAATGTCATGGGCGTGGCCAAGGCGGCGCTCGAGGCGAGCGTACGCTACCTCGCGGTCGATCTCGGCGGCGAGAACATCCGCGTCAACGCGATCTCGGCCGGACCGGCGAAGACGCTTGCGGCGTCCGGCATCGGCGACTTCCGCTACATCCTGAAGTGGAACGAGTACAATTCGCCGCTCAAGCGCAACACCTCGACGACAGATGTCGGCGGCGCCGGCCTCTATTTGCTGAGCGACCTGTCCAAGGGCGTCACCGGCGAGATCCACCATGTCGATTCCGGCTATCACGTGGTCGGCATGAAGGCGGTCGACGCGCCCGACATCTCGGTCGTCTGA
- a CDS encoding type II toxin-antitoxin system PemK/MazF family toxin, translated as MIDKVMTVKRDRVGTPFGRLDRETMLSVNRALALFLGFA; from the coding sequence ATGATCGACAAGGTCATGACGGTGAAGCGCGACCGGGTCGGGACGCCGTTCGGCCGGCTCGATCGAGAGACCATGCTGTCGGTCAATCGGGCACTCGCCCTGTTTCTGGGCTTCGCCTGA
- the aroC gene encoding chorismate synthase, whose product MAGNSFGTAFRFTTFGESHGPAIGCVVDGVPPLLPLEEADLQVWLDRRRPGQSKFTTQRQEPDRVRILSGVFEGKTTGTPIGLLIENVDQRSKDYGAIKDQFRPGHADYTYLAKYGIRDYRGGGRSSARETAMRVAAGGVARKVLGDGITVRGALVQVGADRIDRDRWDWDEVGRNPFWCPDPVAAGRWEDQLTAVRKAGSSVGAVVEVVASGVPAGLGEPIYGKLDADLASAMMGINAVKGVEIGEGFAAAALSGEDNADELRTGPDGKPVFLANHAGGILGGISTGQDIVVRFVVKATSSILTPRRSIDRFGQEVEIMTKGRHDPCVGIRGVPVGEAMMAIVLADHLIRHRGLRGRD is encoded by the coding sequence ATGGCCGGCAATTCCTTCGGCACCGCGTTTCGCTTCACGACGTTCGGCGAGAGTCACGGCCCCGCCATCGGCTGCGTCGTCGACGGCGTGCCGCCGCTCCTGCCGCTCGAGGAAGCCGACCTACAGGTCTGGCTCGACCGGCGGCGGCCGGGCCAGTCCAAGTTCACGACGCAACGCCAGGAGCCTGACCGGGTCCGCATCCTGTCCGGCGTCTTCGAGGGCAAGACGACCGGTACCCCGATCGGCCTGCTGATCGAGAACGTCGACCAGCGGTCCAAGGACTACGGCGCGATCAAGGACCAGTTCCGCCCCGGTCACGCGGACTACACCTATCTCGCCAAGTACGGCATCCGCGACTACCGCGGCGGCGGACGGTCGAGCGCGCGCGAGACGGCGATGCGCGTGGCGGCCGGCGGCGTCGCGCGCAAGGTCCTGGGCGACGGCATCACGGTTCGCGGCGCGCTCGTCCAGGTCGGCGCCGATCGGATCGACCGCGACCGCTGGGATTGGGACGAAGTTGGGCGCAACCCGTTCTGGTGCCCCGATCCGGTCGCGGCCGGCCGCTGGGAGGATCAGCTGACGGCGGTGCGCAAGGCCGGATCGTCGGTCGGCGCCGTCGTCGAGGTCGTGGCCTCGGGCGTCCCGGCCGGCCTGGGCGAGCCGATCTACGGCAAGCTCGACGCCGACCTCGCCTCGGCCATGATGGGCATCAACGCCGTCAAGGGAGTCGAGATCGGCGAAGGCTTCGCCGCCGCAGCCCTGTCCGGCGAGGACAATGCCGACGAGTTGCGGACCGGCCCTGACGGCAAGCCCGTGTTCCTCGCGAACCACGCGGGCGGCATCCTGGGCGGCATCTCGACCGGCCAGGACATCGTCGTGCGCTTCGTCGTCAAGGCGACCAGCTCGATCCTGACGCCCCGGCGCTCGATCGACCGCTTCGGCCAGGAGGTCGAGATCATGACCAAGGGCCGCCACGATCCCTGCGTCGGCATCCGCGGCGTGCCGGTCGGCGAGGCGATGATGGCGATCGTCCTGGCGGACCACCTGATCCGCCATCGCGGCCTGCGCGGGCGCGATTGA